Genomic window (Aethina tumida isolate Nest 87 chromosome 4, icAetTumi1.1, whole genome shotgun sequence):
GGCGCTCCTTGCAGTTCCTTCTTGTCGGGCAGCTCGATGTTCAGGTCATCGTTGATGTCCCTCTTGACGTTTTTCGTGACTTTGTCTAGGATGTCTTGGATCTCGGGAAATTTTGATTGGATCGCGGGATTGTCCGGTTTATTGGGCTTCGTTTTATAATCCATTTGCTGGCACGTCGCGCATCTTTTGTGGCCGCTCGTGGGGAATTTCGCTCGCCTGGGTAACGCCGGTCGTTCAATGTTACCCAGGGACTTGCCTCATGGGTTTTTTGACAACAGATCGATGGCTTGTTTAGGTTTTCTTGTCACCTGACTTTGGTCCATTGTTGATTCATTAAGCTTGGCCTCCATTAAtgacatttaaacaattttcattgctttattatataaaattaattgaaaaatgggCAGTGTAGGTAAAGCTAAATTATACGAACACACTTGGAACACGCCTAACGATCGAATGGATCACAATACGTCCAACACTGGAATGCAACAGTTTCCAGGTTGTCCCAGTTCTAAGCTGGCAGGAAAAAGTGGGACGCGGTGCCAGGTGATCGACGCGCCAAGGAAAATGCAACCGTGACGCCCTGGCACAAAAAAACACCCGCCCTACGTCACGGATCCGTTTCGATCCAATCTCTTACGCCTTATCCTAGGTgcaaattgattttatgagATAATCACTTTATTGATTCATGTAAACACTTATAGAGAGCTAAATTTGAACAAAGGAAGTATCCAagtgatttttttatgaaggaaattatgtgtaattaatCGTCGTTAAACTTTAACAATCTAATTTTGGTTGAAAACAAACTCAATTACCATCAACACCCTCAAAACTAACTTTAGAAACTCATTAAAATTCCCAACAACTATAATAACATATAGTTTTCCCTGCGccacttaatttattagtttgaaACACGACCTCGGCCcattcaaatcaaaattaataatggccATATTGATTGATGATGATTGAAATACACACACGCAAAGCCACagcaaaaattttcaaaaaactgtcAATGTCACCGTTCGTAAATGTCAAATCATCGTACAAAATTCACGTAACATGAACAAAAAACAGGTTCGTCATGTCCCCCTTCAAATTATGCACaagagttttatttgtaaatttttaggaATACGCGGGAAAAAGATCTGTGGGGAAAAAGGTAAATTCCATTGAAAAACCGGAAGGAAATTGCTCAAAAAGTGTTTTTCAGGTTCGTATAGCTGAAGACACGGATTCGTCCATAATAATGGAACTGTGTGAGGAACTGCTTAACGCAGACTTGTCTTTGAGTGATGACAGCTCCAATATAGGCACATCAAACTCACTCAAAGTACAATTCAttgataattcaattatttataaatcaattttgatttttgattcTAGTCAATTGACGATATAGAAAACACACACGGTTCCAAAAGTAGTGACGACGAAGTGTGCACgaagtgtttaaaaaaaattgcttcCGATGATAGTGTTGAGGATGGTGACCAGGAGCAGGAGCACGTTGACTCGAAGAAGTGCGTCTCGGTGTTTTCGTCGTTGAACGAATCGACCGACGGTAAACGGGACAAGACCGCCAAAATAGGCGACACTAAGGATAAAACGTTCAGAAGCGTCAGACTCACCGTCAAAAACGACGAACACAACAACGACGAGAAAGCACCGGAAACGCCGGACGAGAATCGCGCCAAACTGACCGAAATACCCGAGGAGAACGAACCGAAACTGACGGACATAGCGGAGGAGAACGAGGATAAGCAACAACCGAGACAAAAGGAGCTCAGCAAAATGGAGAGCGAAAGCGAGATGAAGAAGCTGGAGTACGATCTCGTCAAGTATTCGTACGAGGACCACTTGGCGAAGGTGTCGAAGGAGATGCAGGCGGTGCTGAACGATCTGCGCGAGCACCTGATTAACCTGAACCAGCGTCGGAGTGGCGTTGAGGAGGAATCCTACACGAACGTTTTGTCACAGATCAAGGAGACCTACAGAACCAGCATCAAGAACTCGAAGATCAGACTGGCCACACCGGTCAGGACGCAGAAGAAGGACGAGAAACAGGTGAAGAAGAAGTCGCCTCCGAAGATAGTACCCGAATCCAAAACTCGCACGTACGTGTTACTCCTGCATACAACCTCTAAATTAACCGAACACTAGGTATTTAGACATTTCTCCTCCTTGTCTGAATGACAGCTCTTATCCTTCGTAGCAGGTGTGTTTCATACTAGCCACAGTTCCATCTAATCATCATATCTTGGTTGTCATACACTCTATCAAATTTAAGTCAGAACTGCTGGATGGTCACCCCAACACCTGTGTCAAATCATGAGAACCACATtatattaccattattatgTCCAATAAATGAAAGGTACCACATGTGCCATTACACCTGGATCTTCAAACTAATCTAAGGGGACAAAAAATGCAGTATATTAGACCCCTGACCGACTAGACAATGTCTAACTTCAAAGAAATTAGATGGGTTACATGGGATGAGTTGCATCCTAAAGAACGCTTGTGGCAAGTGTATgaggttaaaatttattcacctattatattgttaatacaGTTTGGATCAGACTCCTTAAAAGGTCTGGCAGAAAGTATCTTGTCTTGGATAGAACTTGGAGTCATAGTAAAAGGGCTCCATCTACTTTTGTTGATTGAAATTTTTCTTCTTTAGGCAATCTTGAGGCATGCTAAACAAGTTGGTGATATATCATGATGTATGTCCATTTATTGTGATAAGCTGTATCTTGTGCTGCTTCTTCTGGTCATATTATAGCAACAGAACACTTCTAATACCACTTATTTTTTCGACAAACCTTTTGACATAAACTCATGATGTGTTCTATAAAGTGTCCTGTTAATTTTGGGATGGAGTTTATTTAGAAGGTTTGCAACCTGATTTTACTCCAGACAGGGCAAACGGATACCCAGCCTAGCCGAGTTGAAGGCCCGCGTGGACTTCGCAGTGCACCACCACAAGGTGTTCATGATACGTGGAAGATGGGACGCCATAAGGAACGCGTTGGTGCGCCGCGGCTGGATCGAGAAGCTGTACTTTCCCTCGTGCACCGGTGACGTCCGCCGTTTCATGAGCTACACCGTCACCGACCTGGCCAGCTACATGCGCATCGAGGACAAACGGCCCATAGTCCAGCGGGTGATTTGTTCCCGTTACTTGGGAGATCAGCCCGTCGATCTGTACTGGTCGGCGCACCACCAGTCCTTCACCAGCCAGAAGCAGCCGCTGGTGAACCGGTTCAGGAACGACGTGTTCTCGTACACGAACAAGGGCGGGTTGTGCGACGGGTCGCAGCAGGAGTACTGGTACAGGATTCCGGATGTGGCGGGGATGAACCATCCCAGGACCTACAGGGTTAACGACGACGAGGATAGGAAGAACTTCATTAAGGATTACAGGTCCATTTGAGCAATTAATCGGTGTTAGTTTTGAAGGTTTGTTTTGCAGGACGACGGCGGCCATTTCCTTGATAAAATGGGTTGTTAAAACTCACGAAAGTGGTGAACAAAAAATCCTGTCGCCCTCAGGCAAAATCTCCATAAATATGTTCGACTTCGCAGTGGCGGAATGTTACAAGTTCATCAAACGTAAAAAGCACCACGACATCGATTATCCGATTGTTGAGGCGACCGAAGGACAATGGAAAGTGTTCCTGGAAGCCTTCTCCAAAATCGTTTACATCGGAAACCATTTCAGGCAAGTCACACACGATCAATCTGAATCCGATATGGTTAAGAAAAGTAAGTTTTTGTTGAAGATTATTGGGGAGATTTTCCCTTATTTGCAAATGGATGGGCACATGAACTTGTGGATCCTCAAACCCATTAACAGTTGCATGGGAATTGGCATTAGTGTTTGTCGGGACATTAACAGGATCATGAACATTGTCCACGCCAACACCAAAAGAAGATATGTTGCGCAAAAATATattggtaaaataatataataaaaccaaGGCATGTTTTACTTCTTCATTCACTTCCAGAACGTCCTTTCCTAATCCACAACACCAAGTTCGACATAAGGCAATGGTTCCTAATCAGCTGCTCAAATCCCTTAACAATTTGGATGTACAAGTAAGCCCCATGCATCCTGTAGCAACGAGCCAAACTCTTCCTTGGTCTTTCCTTTTTCAGATCCTGTTACTTGCGGTTCTGCTCCCAGACATACAACCTGAACTGGTTGCACGAATCGGTCCATTTGACCAACAATGCAGTGCAGAAACGATACATGCACAACATGCGGGACCTGACGCTGCCGTCGTACCTAATGTGGACGTCCCAACAGTTCCAAGATTACCTGTCCAACATCGGGTACCCGAAGGCGTTCAAGAACAGCATCTACCCGGCAATGAAGCAGTGCTTCACTGCGGCCGTGCTGATGTTGCAAAACAAAATGGACAAGAAAAACTTGAACAGCTTCGAACTGTACGGTGCTGACTACGTCGTGACCGAAGACTTCAACGCCTGGTTGATCGAGATAAACTCAAATCCGGCTTTGTTCAGTTCGACACCGATTACACGGGTCATGTGTCCTCAGGTTTTGGAAGACGTGATCAAAGGTACGTTTTTGCTGTTGGAAGTTTTCTTCTACTCAAGTTAATGTTTTAGTTGTTGTGGACCATCGGCGCAACCCCAAATCGCCGACCGGCAACTTCGAGTTGATTTACAAGCAGAAAGAGAAGGAGTACAGCAAAACTGCCCTGAAATTGCGGGTGTGTGGCAAGCCGGCGCCTCAAATGTCCCTGATCAACATGGTGGAAACGTTACCCTCCGTCGATTCGGTCATATCGGACGTCACGAAGACGTCGGGCACCGAAAAACGGTCCATGTCAGCGACCGAGAAACGCGAAAGTCCCACGAAGGAGATCGTGAGGACGAAGAGTGCGTTGGTCGATTTCGGCAAGGGGATGCGTGAGACGCTCGACAATCTGCAGAAGTTGATCAAGAGGGAGAAGGAGAAGCAGAACAACAAGAAGAGTACCGGCACCGAGACAGCCAAAACTAACGTCGGAGCGAAGGGCCACGACACGTACTGCAACGCTGTGGCGGATCAAAACGAGAAGGACGACGTTTCGATATCCACTACCTCGTTGCAAAAGCTGGAGATGATGACTAAGGGCAATCAGCTAACGGACGAGGAGCTAAGCAAAACCTTGAAGGAGTTTTTGCTCATGGTGCAAAAGGAAAAAGCTAAAAAGGCTAAAACTTCGAAGTCTTCGGATAAGGACTTGTTAGATGTATTTAAAGCTGTGCTTAGCAACTTAAAAAATGAAGGCAGGAAAGATTTTTTGCAAAAAATCAAACAGATCGGAGCGACATGAGCTTATTTCTTGTGCAGGttgtttattactttaaaatatttgtaaaacttgATAACAGTAACTATAATGACAtgataagaataaaaacaatgtttgaaattacgtaatttatttgagaCAAGACAAGTGAGTTATAAATGatgttttaaacttaatttggccataaataaaacacgacACATtacttaacataatttatattaaataaagaaaatagatTTTACCCAAAACACTtggatattcaaaataaaaagttgggATCAATAAAACGATCCTCTTCGTACAAAAtggttgtttataataaacaatcatacTTACACtatccaaatattaaaaatacaagagAAGCATTATCATATAATCCCTATAAAGttacaattgttttaataagtttgCAACAATTTCATATCAACTAATCGAAGTCAGtcactcacacacacacacacacaccacCGCACTAAATAACAGGTTTGAGGGAAAACGAGAGCTTGGGCCTCGAATTGTTCTTTCCGAGGATCTTTTTTTGCTCCTCCCTAGTCCGTTTCTCCTGCTCTTTCTTCAGCTTCTGCCTCTCCTCGTCCATTTTTCGTTGTTCTTCCACCATGGCCAGACGTTCTTCCGCCTAAAACCAACAACTATCGACCCAGACATCACTCATGGTAAACGGTAACATTACCAGTTTCTTCTGTGCCTCCTCGATTTTCCTCTGGTTCTCCTCTAATATCTTCTCCACCATTTCTTGTTTCCGCCTTTCTTCTTcctataaaacattttgtacAATCAGCAACAAGCCACACTTTTGTGCGTCCGTTCCTAGCTCTCTTTCACACCTCCAGTTGCTCACACAAAAACCTTAAATAAGTTACTTTTGTGGTGACAACTGAACACTGACAACCTGTTAAAAAGCGTGCCCCAAAAACGCCTTTCTGAACAAAAAACCGGACGATCTTGGGGCACATTTTTTAAGTCTGAAAAGGCTTGACGATTTTTGccacataaaaattaaggaCAATCTTCAAACCTCCTCCTTGAGCCTGCAATCCTGTTTAATTTTAGGGTTGACTTTCACAGCTAGGCTTGGACCAAATCAGGttcttttccaaaaaaaaagtaaatacaaatacaaatccTGATCATTGAATGGaactgattatatttttttttttttgaaaacttgTCTTAGgaggtaaaaatatatatatttatataaaataaaaagatttgaTAATACCTGAGACGCGTGGTTATTGGCGTGTGTGCTCATCCAACAAATCGGCTACAACTGCATCCCAACAATTTTCTCACCTACGCTTCGCACATTGTTCACTGTCGAGACCCTTTAGACCTTTATTATTCAATCGCTAGCGGCTATTTTATCATACggattacaaaatattaaacagtgtcttttgtctttttttatttaattttgtatgcaATTTTTTTCACACTGCTTTTTTGGAGATTCTTGAAAGTCTACGTTCTACCTGCCTGTTTTGCTTGTCTGTTAtgtgttacatttttatatggatttTTTTCGTGTTGTGTGCCCAATTTTTAACACTGTTGCTCTTTTGTGTGGTTTTTACTACATGTGTTTTACAGagatttattactatttgttTTGGGCTGCTTCagctaaataatttcttacaatttttacaagtATAATACAGGATGTCCCTTTACCCAGTGACCAAACTTTCCTCactcaataattaaacaagtggttttaaaatacaatataatctttgaagttaagttaggttaggttaggctaAGTTGGGTTAGGTATTcccaacaataattttataatcaaaaattatctttacttgttttaaatgaatgttttagcaaattgtcataaaaaatggtttatatAGAGAAGTGCCTGAACAAGACGtcataaataaagtattttactaCGACccattaagttaggttagggaCCCTGTAGACCATTGTTTGTATTTGTGAggttaaatcatttaaattgattatacatttaataaattccttgcaaatatttaaatatcgaaTGACGCAAAATGGAAGAGTACCATATTATCGCTAAATATTTGTGAGTGGACAATAAACCAGCTGACtagataaaacataaaacaaatttagctGAGACAACCCAAAATATTGAACGTAACTaggtaatttacaatataaaacaaaatcgaTTTTAAAATCTGCAACTTTATTATCACTTTCAAACgtcttatataataaacttgttGTGTCCTCAACTCTAAAAAAACTAGCTAAAAAATCCACCGGTTTTATGTTGTACAAAGTAACAGAAAAACGGAATAGAAACAACAACGTCGGCGTGGCCGACAACCACAAAACTGTTACAAAACACgtggaaacaataaataagaaaagcaaaaaaaataaaaaataaaaacaatggtATACAGAGAAAATATACGGTATTAATTCGAGGATCAAACTGCGGCCGGCGGCCTGAACTGAACTCTTACCTCACGCCGTTTCTCTTCTTCGCGTTGCCGCTCACGACGCCGCTCCATGTCCTCCATCATCTGTCGCTCCATTATCCGCTTCGCCTCCTCCACCCGCTTCGTCACCTCGCGCTCTATTTCGTCCTTACGTTTTTCTAATTCCTCTTCGACCCTGCGGTTGACCAGCTCCTCGATACGTTTGGCGGTCGCCTCTTCGACGAGCCGCTGCTCCGCCTCTCTCTGACGCCTCTGCCGCTCCATCTCGGCCAGCCGCTCCACCTCGTCCATTTTGTGGGTGCGGGACGGTTTCTTCGCATGGCGCTCGCCCTTCGTCAGGTCGATGGACACCTCACTGCTGGTCGACGAAGACACCGAGTGGGAGCGTTTCCTTCAACGGTTTTGGGGAAAATTAGCCAACTTCTGATATGTTTAcatccattaattaattaatctactACTTCATAATGTGTAAAATCCATTAAACATAGAATTTACAGTTCCCAATATGATTTACTATTacttttagtttagttttagacGATTTGTGTCGTATTTCTTTCTTCTATAACAGCTTGGACTGTGCATGGTAGATGTTTccgtgtaatttaatatttggcaAATGAACCATACGTAAAtaacagtatttttattataaaactgataATTCTCAAAATCATCTACATATACAATAGAAAGTACATTAAATTGAACTGATaggattttatcaaaaaaccaTTATCAAACCAGTCCAAAATTTCCACAATTGCTACGTATTTACAAGCCAACAATACaccataaaaacataaaaatcattagCTTCCTCATGAAATTGAATACAATAACAAATCCACTTCAATAGAATGCTTGTAACAGGAACAAAACTGTTCTTCCTCAAACAACGGTACTACAAAACCAGTCATTCAACTTTTCCACGCTCGCCAGAACTTTTCTCAGTTTCGCTTCttcactgttttttttttctacctGCTTTTCGGGGCCCGTTCCTTCGGCTTGTCGATGATCTTGTACGTTTTGTTGTGCGAACTGGAACTCCTGTCCGATCGATCCCTCGACTTGCTGCGTTTGTGGTGTTTCTTGTGATGTTTCCTGGGCGTTCGGCTCCTCGATCTGCTGCGACCCATTTTATTTGACGTGCACGTTTTCGTTGAAGTTTGCTGAGGACGAACGACAAGACGAAACGCCAGCGGACGACCAAGATGTCATCAATGCGACTGTATTTGACAGTTGCGTGCCACGCATGCGCGCGGTCGTGTACCCGAGTTTGAGGaacttttagtttatttttggtttagttttgaattaaaaattgatgtaatttttattacagttaaGTACCAGGtgcaataaaacaaacaaacttgATGTTTTGatggtataattaataagaaaacaacttttaagaaattataaaatttattttttcccttCAACCATTATAATGTGATAACCAAACTTAGTTTTAACCGGGGGGTCCGTGTACACGGGGTTGTTGACTGACGAAACGGGTAAAGCAAAAGCGGCGTCCTGAAAAGGCCCCACCATTGAACCCCGAGTCATCCAACCCAAATCACCTCCTGATCGAGCTTTATCCTCACTGTAAGCGGCGGCCACTTCTGGAAACTTTTGCCCCGCTTTCAGTTTCTCTAAAGCTTCTAAACATTTGCCTTGCTTCTCGCACAGGATGTGGCGCACTTTTACCGCAGTCCCaccttttttttctttaccaCCTACAAAGAAacgataaattttatgattttgatgtgCTTGGAGTTATACCTTTATCCCCTGAGTCGTCGCTCTTTCCACCGCCTTTTGCGGGTTTGGCTGCTCCTTTTTTTGGTGGCATGTTTGTGACTATTTAAAAGGAACTTCGGGCGACAGtcacaataacatttttataggtTAGAATAAGGATGAAATGGAACTACTCCAAGtagtttcataaaattgtatatttataataatttatacttgcATAAATACCTTCTGTggttaacattttattgaacataAATCAATCGTGTAGCGCCCTTGATTatgcattataatttttaaaattcccaCCATGACAGTGTGACCAGTCGGTGCGAAAACCACTGAAACCTGAAACGTCAAACCGTCGAAACGTCAaaggaacaaaaatatttacgtcTTAAGTGAAATAAAGCAAAGAACTGCCGCTGATTTCGCCAAAACTCCATCGCGGGGGAGTGACATGTGTCCAATTCGCCCAATCCAGTGATCGATATCGTTGAAACGGCATAACGAACCAAACCTGGTTATAAATAGTGCGTCGGTGCGTGAAAAAATGGGTTCTCCGCCTCCGCCCTGCGACTGGCAAACATCCCGGAAAATCGTCAAGGAACGCGGACAGTATTTGCTTGAAACGGGAATATGGAGCGATTGTCGCTTCATCGTGGGCATCGAACCCAACACGCAGATACTGGAGGGTCACAAATTGTTCCTGGCGATGTCCAGTCCGGTGTTCGAGGCTATGTTTTACGGGGGCATGGCCGAGAAGGATCCTATAGCCATCCTGGACGTTCAACCTGACGCTTTCAAAGCCCTGCTTGAGTGAGTATGGAATTGTTCTAGTTCTTACTATTAATTAGTTGCTTATTACATTTGAGTTTAAtgctaatataatttttgccaGGTATATTTACACAGACAAAATAAACTTGACATCATTCGATCAGGCATGTGAATTGTGTTATGGAGCGAAAAAGTACATGTTGCCTCACTTAGTGGAGGAATGCACGAAATATCTATGGTCAGATTTGTACCCTAAAAACGCCTGTCGTGCTTACGAGTTCGCCAAGCTCTTCGAGGAACCCATGTTAATGGATAAATGCATCAAAGTAAGTACTGTTGTTTCACCAAACAAGAAAGTGACTAATTAATGTGTGGTTTGTAGATAATTTGCAGCCAAACGCAGGAAGTGTTAAGCGAAAGCAGCTTCGACGACGTGGAACTCTCAACCATTTTAACCGTCATGGATCAGGACGAGCTGAACATCAATTCGGAATTGGAACTGTTCTCAGCGTTGACGCGCTACGCCGAGAAACACAATCACAGTTCAGGTGCGAAAGTACCTAGACTAGAGGGTATAGGTAATTGCGCTTTGTTTTTTACACTAATACAACCAGGTTTTCGTGACAGTTTGGACAAAACTAACAAAAGTCCACATTTAAAACTGAACCATTCAATACAACTTGATAAAAACTTTCAGCAGGCAGTTCATCGTTCGAAAACGCAACGGCGAATCGACCAACGATCCGCGACGCGATGATGAAAGTAAGATTTTTAACGTTGACACCCCAACAATTCGCTGACGGGCCGGCCCACTCCACCTTACTGACGCAGGCGGAGAAGTTCGCGATATTGATGAACATATGTTCGGAAACCGCCTCGGTTCCGATGCCAGACGGCTTCTCCACCTCCAAGATGCGGCGCAGGAAGCAGGACGCTTACATGGTGTCCAATGAGGtcagtttttgaaattttaaatttagcaatTAGTTCAAATGTACCCTGCTTGTGGCTTAGTCAGTCGACTGCGTAGTTCTGGTGTGTTTGCTATGCGACATTGGGACTACCTGTTGTCATGTAGACACGTGTTGGCGCGAACTGTCAGTAACAGTTTAGTCATCAACTGGAGAAGTTTTGTGACGATGTTTTTTGTGAACGGTAAACGTAGATACTTGCAGCAGAATGAGCAACACAGTTTGTTAATGGATTTTGTTGAACGTGACGTTTTCGAAGACTGTCAGAAAAGTAATGGTGAAATTAAGGTCCATTTGCCAGTTCCTTTGCATAAACCATTTCCTATTTTAAAGGATGACATTTTGTTGGAGTTGCCAAAGGCCAAAGCGAAATATAAAGAAGAGCAGGCTAAATGTCAGGTTATTTATAAGaagtataaacaaaatatcattcGAGAAAGATTTGGAAAAACTGAATACTTGCACATCCCCAAAGGTCTATTAAGATTTTACCAAATGAAGGATCCTGATCCAATGTTTGATTTTGACTATAATGCTTATTATACTGGTGGATTTTTGGAATGTTGCAGTATTGATGGTAAAACAGGTTTAATCAGGCCCAATTGCAAAAACAATTTGTGTGTTACCTTCTTGAATAAGTCAAAGAAAACACACAAAATTCCTTTCAAAACCAAAAcatctatttataatattttggtcaCAGAACATTATTTGGCAACCAGAGAAAAAAACTGCATTagtattatagaaataaatgacCTGAAGGAAGTcaatttaaaacacacaatagaACACAAATTGGGGTTTTTTGACGCAAAAATGCACAAAGATGAAACAAAGCTTGGCACCCTAACTATAGACCTAAGACTACAAGTAACAGACTTAACAACAGGTAAACACATGAGAACATTTGCATGCAACAAAGACAAGTTTGGCCAGTTCACATTCAGAGACACAAACACCTTTTATGCTGTGACTGGAAGGGAAATTTATCTTTTCGACCTGAGATCCAGAGATAGAAACGTGCACGACTTAAAATTGGGCGATTGTAACCCTCTTTGCAATCTAGTTTTGCACAACAACGATTTGTTTTTATCCTCCagacattatttattgaaagcaGACACAAGAGATTTTGAAAATGTGGATTATTACTCACACGCTTTAAACTCGATGCCTTGTTACTTGCAAGTTTTACCTGAAAAATGTTTGGTGTGTTGTGCGGGTCAAAAAGAGACACAGAAATGTTTATACACTGGTTTGCCTTTGCCTCTTTCAATGCCCAGCTTAAAAAGGACGTTAAGAGAGTGTCGGCTTAGGAAAGACATACTTTTAAACTTTACCGTGGATGAACGCATCGACTATTCGATTGCCGGCCTAAAACTAGTGTTGGAAGACGACGAACCTGTCGTCTACTACAGTAATTCACTCGGGGAAATATTCAGGCAACAAATAGGGAGGAGCACTGACGACTGGGACGATGTGATTGAAAAATCCTCAGAGTTAATGCAGGAGTGGGTGGAGAATCTGCCTAAAAAGACGCCGGTGGTCAACGCCACTAACATAGCTGAAGCTGGGCGGTTGAGGTTCGCCCTGACCAGGGTCGAACCGTCCAGGAAGGCGTTTACGGCGCCAGGCAATGCGGGAAAGTTCCTGGAGGATTACGGGAAAAAGTATGATGTGGATAACATGGATGGGTTGGCCAAGGAGTTTATGAAGGTGTGGTTCGAAGACGAGGAAAGAGAGGATGAAAGGGAGAAGATCGCACCTGAGGAGCCCTACTTCAGCAAGGTCCACAACTGGATCCAAGGACAGGAATTCAACGACAACAGCTTTCACAGCTTCTTCGAATCTGATCATTCAAATctctgaattattatttatagtttgtaaatattattatttagcaaGGCAAGGTAATAGTTGAAACAATTGAGGGTCTTTGTGGTTGTTACTTATGaggtttaattaacaattttgtattgttaCAGGCGGGGGCGACCTCCATGATCACATCGCGGGCATCGATGATCAAGTTCAACACCAAATTTATCGAGGGGGGCGTCGACACgacaaaaaaaatgtactgTACGAGGCAAGTGTTGCGAATCACCGAGTGCATGAACACCAGCGTCTTGGACTGCGCCGTCACATTCACTTGCGACAAAAACATCTGCGTCTACGGAATACAAGTAACAATACTCATTAAAACCTCCACTCCATTCCACTGATGGTTTAATTTCAGGTACCCGCTCAGTTGCCCATGGACGATGATAAAGTG
Coding sequences:
- the LOC109596903 gene encoding UPF0430 protein CG31712, with protein sequence MGRSRSRSRTPRKHHKKHHKRSKSRDRSDRSSSSHNKTYKIIDKPKERAPKSRKRSHSVSSSTSSEVSIDLTKGERHAKKPSRTHKMDEVERLAEMERQRRQREAEQRLVEEATAKRIEELVNRRVEEELEKRKDEIEREVTKRVEEAKRIMERQMMEDMERRRERQREEEKRREEEERRKQEMVEKILEENQRKIEEAQKKLAEERLAMVEEQRKMDEERQKLKKEQEKRTREEQKKILGKNNSRPKLSFSLKPVI
- the LOC109607974 gene encoding peptidyl-prolyl cis-trans isomerase NIMA-interacting 4, with the translated sequence MPPKKGAAKPAKGGGKSDDSGDKGGKEKKGGTAVKVRHILCEKQGKCLEALEKLKAGQKFPEVAAAYSEDKARSGGDLGWMTRGSMVGPFQDAAFALPVSSVNNPVYTDPPVKTKFGYHIIMVEGKK